The proteins below are encoded in one region of Nitrospirota bacterium:
- a CDS encoding DUF177 domain-containing protein, translating to MDLLTPLLADITDDGLSLVGEVTAEELGLTEDDAAARGPLAVSLDLTNVEGLVAVTGVLEGTIVRECVRCLKQYEDPLAFSVRAAFIPEPKPASKHPKRVDPRKAREEAAAAEEEEDLDDQYQYQGNRLDLAPMLREHVILAAPMQPICSDECLGLCARCGKNLNEGPCQCAAEPPIPTFRVVQSMKRKTGGSSAS from the coding sequence ATGGATTTGCTGACGCCGCTGCTGGCGGACATCACGGACGACGGGCTTTCGCTGGTTGGCGAGGTCACGGCCGAGGAGCTCGGCTTGACCGAGGATGATGCCGCAGCCCGTGGCCCGTTGGCTGTCAGTCTGGACCTGACCAACGTCGAAGGGCTGGTTGCCGTGACCGGTGTGCTGGAAGGCACGATCGTGCGCGAGTGCGTGCGGTGTTTGAAACAGTATGAAGATCCCTTGGCTTTCTCTGTGCGGGCGGCCTTTATCCCGGAGCCCAAACCCGCGTCGAAGCATCCGAAGCGTGTCGATCCCAGAAAGGCGCGCGAGGAGGCCGCAGCGGCCGAAGAAGAAGAGGACCTGGACGATCAGTATCAATATCAGGGTAACCGTCTCGATCTCGCTCCCATGTTACGCGAACACGTGATCCTGGCCGCGCCGATGCAGCCGATCTGCAGCGACGAGTGTTTGGGGCTGTGCGCGCGATGTGGGAAGAATTTGAATGAGGGGCCCTGTCAGTGTGCCGCGGAACCACCGATCCCGACGTTTCGGGTGGTCCAGAGCATGAAACGCAAGACCGGCGGATCATCAGCCTCCTAG